From the Primulina tabacum isolate GXHZ01 chromosome 3, ASM2559414v2, whole genome shotgun sequence genome, one window contains:
- the LOC142540920 gene encoding elongation factor 1-delta 1-like isoform X3, with the protein MNLFNVSSDGGLKKLDEYLLSRSYITGYQASKDDLTVHASLVKPPPSDLVNVSRWYNHIEALLRISGVSGEGCGVTIEGSAPATKEAIATPPVSDSKDSAVEDDDDDDDDDVDLFGEETEEEKKAAEERAAAVKASGKKKESGKSSVLLDVKPWDDETDMKKLEEAVRSVQMEGLHWGASHLIPVGYGIKKLQIMMTIVDDLVSVDSLIEEYLTVEPINEYVQSCDIVAFNKI; encoded by the exons ATGAATTTGTTCAACGTTAGTTCGGACGGTGGCCTCAAGAAGCTTGATGAGTATCTTTTATCTCGCAGTTATATAACTGG GTATCAAGCGTCAAAAGACGATCTCACTGTGCATGCTTCCCTTGTGAAGCCTCCACCATCTGACTTGGTGAATGTATCACGGTGGTACAACCATATTGAGGCGTTGTTGAGGATCTC TGGAGTTTCTGGTGAAGGATGTGGTGTGACTATTGAAGGTTCAGCTCCAGCCACTAAGGAGGCAATTGCAACTCCACCAGTTTCAGACAGCAAG GACTCAGCTGTTGAGGATgacgacgacgacgacgacgaTGATGTGGACTTGTTTGGTGAGGAAACCGAGGAAGAGAAGAAAGCTGCTGAAGAGCGTGCCGCAGCTGTGAAGGCATCTGGAAAGAAGAAAGAGT CTGGGAAGTCATCTGTCCTGCTGGATGTGAAACCATGGGATGATGAAACAGACATGAAAAAACTCGAGGAAGCTGTTAGAAGTGTGCAGATGGAAGGTCTACACTGGGGAGCAT CTCATCTTATTCCTGTTGGATATGGTATTAAAAAGCTGCAGATTATGATGACCATCGTGGATGACTTAGTGTCTGTTGATTCGCTCATTGAGGAATACCTCACAGTGGAACCAATAAATGAATATGTCCAAAGTTGCGACATTGTGGCCTTCAATAAAATCT AG
- the LOC142540920 gene encoding elongation factor 1-delta 1-like isoform X1 — protein sequence MNLFNVSSDGGLKKLDEYLLSRSYITGYQASKDDLTVHASLVKPPPSDLVNVSRWYNHIEALLRISGVSGEGCGVTIEGSAPATKEAIATPPVSDSKDSAVEDDDDDDDDDVDLFGEETEEEKKAAEERAAAVKASGKKKESGKSSVLLDVKPWDDETDMKKLEEAVRSVQMEGLHWGASHLIPVGYGIKKLQIMMTIVDDLVSVDSLIEEYLTVEPINEYVQSCDIVAFNKICRRYIICRTCVSTHTRY from the exons ATGAATTTGTTCAACGTTAGTTCGGACGGTGGCCTCAAGAAGCTTGATGAGTATCTTTTATCTCGCAGTTATATAACTGG GTATCAAGCGTCAAAAGACGATCTCACTGTGCATGCTTCCCTTGTGAAGCCTCCACCATCTGACTTGGTGAATGTATCACGGTGGTACAACCATATTGAGGCGTTGTTGAGGATCTC TGGAGTTTCTGGTGAAGGATGTGGTGTGACTATTGAAGGTTCAGCTCCAGCCACTAAGGAGGCAATTGCAACTCCACCAGTTTCAGACAGCAAG GACTCAGCTGTTGAGGATgacgacgacgacgacgacgaTGATGTGGACTTGTTTGGTGAGGAAACCGAGGAAGAGAAGAAAGCTGCTGAAGAGCGTGCCGCAGCTGTGAAGGCATCTGGAAAGAAGAAAGAGT CTGGGAAGTCATCTGTCCTGCTGGATGTGAAACCATGGGATGATGAAACAGACATGAAAAAACTCGAGGAAGCTGTTAGAAGTGTGCAGATGGAAGGTCTACACTGGGGAGCAT CTCATCTTATTCCTGTTGGATATGGTATTAAAAAGCTGCAGATTATGATGACCATCGTGGATGACTTAGTGTCTGTTGATTCGCTCATTGAGGAATACCTCACAGTGGAACCAATAAATGAATATGTCCAAAGTTGCGACATTGTGGCCTTCAATAAAATCT GTAGAAGATACATAATCTGCCGGACTTGTGTGAGCACCCACACTAGATATTAG
- the LOC142540922 gene encoding protein transport protein Sec61 subunit gamma-1-like, with the protein MDALDQVFDPLRDFSKDSVRLVKRCHKPDRKEFTKVATRTAIGFVVMGFVGFFVKLIFIPINNIIVGAS; encoded by the exons ATGGATGCTCTGGACCAGGTTTTCGATCCGCTTAGAGATTTCTCCAAGGACAGCGTTCGCCTTGTTAAGCGATGCCACAAGCCCGATCGCAAAG AATTCACGAAGGTAGCGACTCGTACGGCGATCGGGTTCGTGGTAATGGGATTCGTAGGCTTTTTCGTTAAATTGATCTTCATTCCTATCAACAATATTATCGTTGGTGCTTCTTAA